The following coding sequences lie in one Yamadazyma tenuis chromosome 3, complete sequence genomic window:
- a CDS encoding protein-tyrosine phosphatase (EggNog:ENOG503Q3XH; COG:T) — protein sequence MAGANDYFNICPQPPSSGTITPKDSQASGLSTPVATQVLETPVDFYPKRFNRVNSHPILHRRLNESASSLASDSTIGDSFFLKSKSRIDSTISDNTLVDDSPSKMALNLPKLSIKENHQFSFTNSPSSPKLASPMLKKYLSSPTIKTFNDVAKKPVQDYIPQILKLGPNIHVLNQSELQSMLAKVQVVKETLLPNLVTIDVRSFTDYAKCHFTNAINICLPSTLLKRPNFSFIRCINSLPIYERMILKTYFNHNAANKLQNKRYTDLEGIPCGEFGYPSILIYDNSNNSYNIYWMIKKILEEFQVTTSKIFVIKDGFAGLLQNQSFSFEGGSKQNFNLDELLARDTNVFRDIVINPESTSSATLSSDSISPGKFRSHPSNEIPNSRQVSPLEASTPILSNFKLPPSVHSTPSFKIRHNEEAIGDAVKLGIDLAAKYKDHLSELPSWLGSQTLDEDNLVKSFNKLELNEKNRLNSAFDIKNNIPLIGAGIEMGYKNRYKDIMIFEHSRVKLVDFEDPTLSNFCDYINASYIDSVSNLDILPKMNHSPFKYIATQGPLHHTIGDFYRCVLNSDIALIVCLTDVWEDGIPKCDPYWNTGVYFSNNNEIKITLIKTEPINDRLVLRNIQINTSVNGEDVTRHVLQVQLLQWADNSICNNVNDLLYIFELRRKLMKQLDLGENNTLVHCSAGCGRTGTFIAIDTILNLVSMNYKFDAGRDLIPLVVDNMRSQRISMVQNLRQYMSVYESLICSFLQHGNVNDRINESQVINDFLNR from the coding sequence ATGGCTGGTGCCAATGATTACTTCAACATATGCCCCCAGCCACCCTCATCTGGAACCATCACCCCTAAAGACTCCCAGGCCCTGGGACTAAGTACGCCAGTGGCAACCCAGGTGCTCGAGACGCCTGTTGACTTTTACCCCAAGCGCTTCAACCGGGTTAACTCCCACCCCATCTTGCATAGACGGTTAAACGAGTCTGCTAGCTCGTTGGCCTCCGACTCTACCATTGGCGACTCGTTTTTTTTAAAGAGCAAAAGTCGAATCGATTCCACCATTTCCGATAATACGCTTGTCGATGATTCCCCCAGCAAAATGGCCCTCAATCTTCCCAAGTTGTCTATCAAAGAAAATCACCAGTTTCTGTTCACCAATTCCCCTTCTTCCCCTAAACTAGCCTCGCCCATGTTAAAAAAGTACTTGAGTTCTCCCACCATAAAAACGTTCAACGACGTGGCCAAAAAGCCGGTTCAGGACTACATACCCcagattttgaagttgggcCCAAATATCCATGTGTTGAACCAAAGCGAGCTCCAGTCAATGCTTGCGAAGGTGCAGGTTGTGAAGGAGACCCTTTTGCCAAACTTGGTCACCATCGACGTGAGGTCGTTCACCGACTACGCCAAGTGCCACTTCACCAATGCCATCAATATCTGCTTGCCCAGcacattgttgaagagacCCAATTTCTCGTTCATCAGGTGCATCAACTCGTTGCCCATATATGAACggatgattttgaagacgtacttcaaccacaacGCGGCCAACAAGTTGCAAAACAAGAGGTACACAGATCTCGAAGGCATTCCGTGTGGGGAGTTTGGGTATCCAAGTATTCTCATCTACGAtaactccaacaactcatACAACATATACTGgatgatcaagaagattttggaagaGTTCCAGGTAACTACCAGCAAGATCTTTGTGATTAAGGATGGGTTTGCCGGTTTGTTGCAAAACCAGAGCTTCTCGTTTGAAGGTGGCAGCAAGCAAAACTTCAATCTCGACGAGTTACTTGCGAGAGACACAAACGTGTTTAGGGACATTGTCATCAACCCTGAGTCAACCTCATCGGCGACTTTGTCTCTGGACTCAATTTCCCCAGGAAAATTCAGATCCCACCCCCTGAACGAGATTCCTAACTCCAGGCAAGTTTCTCCACTTGAAGCCAGTACTCCTATATTATCGAACTTCAAGCTACCACCCTCAGTGCACTCGACACCTAGCTTCAAAATAAGACACAACGAAGAGGCTATTGGTGATGCTGTGAAGTTGGGAATCGATCTTGCTGCCAAGTACAAGGACCATTTAAGTGAGCTTCCTAGCTGGTTAGGCAGCCAGACTCTCGATGAAGATAACCTCGTCAAGctgttcaacaaacttgaactcaatGAGAAAAACAGACTCAATAGTGcttttgatatcaagaacaatATCCCACTCATTGGTGCGGGAATCGAAATGGGATACAAAAACAGATATAAAGATATCATGATTTTTGAGCACTCGAGAGTCAAATTGGTGGACTTTGAGGATCCCACCCTCTCCAATTTTTGTGACTACATCAACGCTTCTTACATTGATTCGGTATCCAATTTGGATATCCTTCCAAAGATGAACCATAGTCCTTTCAAGTATATTGCTACTCAGGGTCCTTTACACCACACTATTGGAGACTTTTACAGATGTGTTCTTAACAGTGATATCGCCTTAATTGTGTGTTTAACAGATGTTTGGGAAGATGGTATCCCTAAATGTGATCCTTACTGGAACACTGGAGTTTATTTTTCTAAcaacaatgaaatcaagattACTTTGATAAAGACTGAACCCATCAATGATCGGCTTGTGTTAAGAAATATTCAAATAAATACCAGTGTGAATGGTGAAGATGTCACAAGACATGTTTTACAGGTACAACTTTTGCAATGGGCAGACAATTCCATCTGTAATAACGTCAATGACTTATTATACATTTTTGAGTTGAGACGTAAATTGATGAAACAATTagatcttggtgaaaacaaTACGTTGGTGCACTGTTCGGCTGGATGTGGTCGAACCGGAACCTTCATAGCCATAGATACtatattgaacttggttAGTATGAACTACAAGTTTGATGCTGGGAGGGACTTGATTCCTTTGGTCGTGGACAACATGCGTAGTCAAAGAATTTCAATGGTGCAGAATCTTCGGCAGTACATGTCTGTGTATGAGTCCTTGATTTGCTCTTTCTTACAGCATGGAAATGTTAACGACCGCATAAATGAATCCCAGGTAATTAATGATTTTTTAAATAGATAA
- the TRX1 gene encoding thioredoxin trx1 (EggNog:ENOG503P5A0; COG:O), which translates to MVATITKKEEFDEALKHSGLVVVDFFATWCGPCKMIAPMLDKFSAEYTSAKFIKVDVDDFGQIAQEYEISSMPTILFIKDGKVVTKVIGANPAGIKQALAANA; encoded by the coding sequence ATGGTTGCCACTATtaccaagaaagaagaattcgATGAAGCCTTGAAGCACTCTGGGttggttgttgttgactTTTTTGCCACCTGGTGCGGTCCTTGTAAGATGATTGCTCCTATGTTGGACAAATTTTCTGCTGAATACACTTCAGCTaaattcatcaaagttGACGTTGATGactttggtcaaattgCTCAAGAGTACGAAATCTCTTCCATGCCAACCATCTTATTCATTAAGGACGGAAAGGTTGTCACCAAGGTTATTGGTGCTAACCCAGCTGGTATTAAGCAAGCTTTGGCTGCCAACGCTTAA